One window of Acanthochromis polyacanthus isolate Apoly-LR-REF ecotype Palm Island chromosome 19, KAUST_Apoly_ChrSc, whole genome shotgun sequence genomic DNA carries:
- the fbxo11b gene encoding F-box only protein 11 isoform X4, giving the protein MNSVRATNRRPRRVSRPRPVQPERNNGDRDEEAPAAAAAEMAIEESGPGAQNSPYQLRRKTLLPKRTAAASATASACPSKGPMEGASTSSTEAFGHRAKRARVSAPAEQYLQQKLPDEVVLKIFSYLLEQDLCQAACVCKRFSQLANDPILWKRLYMEVFEYTRPMMHPEPGRFYQVSPEEHEHPNPWKESFQQLYKGAHVKPGFAEHFYSNPGRYKGRENMLYYDTIEDALGGVQEAHFDGLIFVHSGIYTDEWIYIESPITMIGAAPGKVSDKVVIENTRDSTFVFMEGSEDAYVGYMTIKFNPDDKSAQHHNAHHCLEITVNCSPNIDHCIIRSTCTVGSAVCVSGQGACPTIKHCNISDCENVGLYITDHAQGIYEDNEISNNALAGIWVKNHGNPIIRRNHIHHGRDVGVFTFDHGMGYFENCNIHRNRIAGFEVKAYANPTVVRCEIHHGQTGGIYVHEKGRGQFIENKIYANNFAGVWITSNSDPTIRGNAIFNGNQGGVYIFGDGRGLIESNDIYGNALAGIQIRTNSCPIVRHNKIHDGQHGGIYVHEKGQGVIEENEVYSNTLAGVWVTTGSTPVLRKNRIHSGKQVGVYFYDNGHGVLEDNDIYNHMYSGVQIRTGSNPKIRRNKIWGGQNGGILVYNSGLGFIEDNEIFDNAMAGVWIKTDSNPTLRRNKIHDGRDGGICIFNGGRGLLEENDIFRNAQAGVLISTNSHPILRKNRIFDGFAAGIEITNHATATLEGNQIFNNRFGGLFLASGVNVTMKDNKILNNQDAIEKAVSRGQCLYKISSYTSYPMHDFYRCHTCNTTDRNAICVNCIKKCHQGHDVEFIRHDRFFCDCGAGTLSNPCTLAGEPTHDTDTLYDSAPPIESNTLQHN; this is encoded by the exons ATGAACTCCGTCAGAGCCACCAACAGGAGACCCAGGCGAGTGTCGAGGCCGCGCCCGGTGCAGCCCGAACGGAACAACGGGGACAGAG ATGAGGAGGCTCCTGCAGCAGCCGCAGCAGAAATGGCTATTGAGGAGTCCGGTCCAGGTGCTCAGAACAGTCCCTACCAGCTTCGACGCAAGACCCTGCTTCCCAAGAGAACCGCCGCTGCCTCTGCCACCGCCTCTGCCTGCCCCAGCAAGGGCCCAATGGAG GGAGCTTCCACTTCATCAACAGAGGCCTTTGGCCATCGAGCCAAGCGGGCACGAGTGTCCG CCCCAGCAGAGCAATATCTGCAGCAGAAGCTTCCAGATGAGGTTGTTTTGAAGATTTTCTCCTACTTATTGGAACAAGACCTTTGTCAGGCAGCTTGTGTTTGCAAAAGATTCAGCCAGCTAGCGAACGACCCCATCCTATG GAAGCGCTTATACATGGAGGTGTTTGAGTACACGCGTCCCATGATGCATCCAGAACCAGGCAGGTTCTACCAGGTCAGTCCTGAGGAGCATGAACACCCAAACCCCTGGAAGGAGAGCTTTCAGCAGCTG TACAAAGGTGCGCATGTAAAACCGGGCTTTGCTGAGCATTTCTACAGTAACCCTGGAAGATACAAAGGCAGAGAGAATATGCTG TATTACGACACCATTGAGGATGCACTAGGCGGCGTACAAGAAGCCCACTTTGATGGTCTCATCTTCGTTCACTCTGGCATCTATACAGATGAGTGGATTTATATAGAGTCCCCCATCACTATGATTGGTGCAG CTCCTGGTAAAGTATCAGATAAGGTGGTGATAGAGAATACTAGAGACTCGACGTTTGTCTTCATGGAGGGCTCAGAGGATGCGTATGTGGGATACATGACCATCAAG TTTAATCCTGATGATAAGTCAGCACAGCACCATAACGCCCACCACTGTCTGGAGATCACTGTCAACTGCAGCCCGAACATCGACCACTGCATTATCCGGTCCACGTGCACAG TGGgttcagctgtgtgtgtgagtggacAGGGAGCATGTCCAACCATCAAGCACTGCAACATCAGCGACTGTGAGAACGTAGGACTGTACATTACAGACCACGCACAG ggCATTTATGAAGACAACGAAATCAGCAACAATGCGCTAGCGGGAATTTGGGTTAAAAACCACGGTAATCCCATCATCAGACGTAACCACATCCACCACGGACGAGATGTCGGAGTGTTCACTTTTGATCACGGCATG GGTTACTTTGAAAACTGTAATATCCATAGAAATCGCATAGCGGGCTTTGAGGTGAAGGCATACGCCAACCCCACGGTGGTGCGTTGTGAGATCCACCACGGCCAGACGGGAGGCATCTACGTCCACGAGAAGGGGCGGGGCCAGTTTATAGAGAACAAAATCTATGCCAATAACTTTGCTGGTGTGTGGATCACATCCAACAGTGACCCGACGATACG GGGAAACGCTATATTCAATGGTAACCAAGGAGGGGTGTACATATTTGGAGATGGTCGGGGTTTGATAGAGAGTAACGACATCTATGGTAACGCTTTGGCGGGAATCCAGATCCGAACCAACAGCTGCCCCATTGTACGGCACAACAAGATCCATGACGGCCAGCATGGGGGCATCTACGTG CACGAGAAAGGCCAGGGAGTGATCGAGGAGAACGAGGTTTACAGCAACACACTTGCTGGAGTCTGGGTGACCACAGGCAGCACTCCAGTCCTCCGCAAGAACCGCATCCACAGTGGCAAACAG GTTGGTGTATATTTCTATGACAACGGGCATGGCGTATTGGAGGACAATGACATTTACAATCACATGTACTCTGGTGTACAAATAAG GACGGGAAGCAACCCAAAGATCCGCCGCAACAAGATATGGGGAGGCCAGAATGGAGGGATTCTCGTCTATAACTCAG GTCTGGGCTTCATCGAGGACAATGAGATCTTTGACAATGCCATGGCCGGAGTGTGGATCAAGACGGACAGCAACCCCACACTGAGAAGAAACAAGATCCATGATGGCAGAGATGGAGGCATCTGTATCTTTAACGGAGGCAGAG GTTTGCTGGAAGAGAACGACATCTTCAGGAACGCTCAGGCCGGTGTGCTGATCAGCACCAACAGCCATCCGATACTCCGCAAGAACCGCATCTTTGACGGCTTTGCAGCAG GTATTGAAATCACTAACCACGCCACTGCAACGCTGGAGGGAAACCAGATCTTCAACAACCGCTTTGGAGGCCTGTTTCTGGCTTCAGGCGTGAATGTCACCATGAAAG ATAATAAGATTCTGAATAATCAGGATGCCATTGAGAAGGCAGTGAGCAGAGGACAGTGTCTCTACAAGATCTCCAGTTACACCAGTTACCCCATGCACGACTTCTACAG ATGTCACACCTGTAATACGACAGATAGGAACGCCATCTGTGTTAACTGCATCAAAAAATGCCACCAAGGACATGATGTAGAGTTTATACGGCACGATCG GTTTTTCTGTGACTGCGGAGCAGGAACGTTGTCGAACCCGTGCACGCTGGCCGGAGAGCCCACACATGATACAGACACTCTGTATGACTCAGCGCCGCCCATCGAGTCCAACACGCTGCAACATAACTGA
- the fbxo11b gene encoding F-box only protein 11 isoform X2, with amino-acid sequence MNSVRATNRRPRRVSRPRPVQPERNNGDRDEEAPAAAAAEMAIEESGPGAQNSPYQLRRKTLLPKRTAAASATASACPSKGPMEGASTSSTEAFGHRAKRARVSGKSHDLPAPAEQYLQQKLPDEVVLKIFSYLLEQDLCQAACVCKRFSQLANDPILWKRLYMEVFEYTRPMMHPEPGRFYQVSPEEHEHPNPWKESFQQLYKGAHVKPGFAEHFYSNPGRYKGRENMLYYDTIEDALGGVQEAHFDGLIFVHSGIYTDEWIYIESPITMIGAAPGKVSDKVVIENTRDSTFVFMEGSEDAYVGYMTIKFNPDDKSAQHHNAHHCLEITVNCSPNIDHCIIRSTCTVGSAVCVSGQGACPTIKHCNISDCENVGLYITDHAQGIYEDNEISNNALAGIWVKNHGNPIIRRNHIHHGRDVGVFTFDHGMGYFENCNIHRNRIAGFEVKAYANPTVVRCEIHHGQTGGIYVHEKGRGQFIENKIYANNFAGVWITSNSDPTIRGNAIFNGNQGGVYIFGDGRGLIESNDIYGNALAGIQIRTNSCPIVRHNKIHDGQHGGIYVHEKGQGVIEENEVYSNTLAGVWVTTGSTPVLRKNRIHSGKQVGVYFYDNGHGVLEDNDIYNHMYSGVQIRTGSNPKIRRNKIWGGQNGGILVYNSGLGFIEDNEIFDNAMAGVWIKTDSNPTLRRNKIHDGRDGGICIFNGGRGLLEENDIFRNAQAGVLISTNSHPILRKNRIFDGFAAGIEITNHATATLEGNQIFNNRFGGLFLASGVNVTMKDNKILNNQDAIEKAVSRGQCLYKISSYTSYPMHDFYRCHTCNTTDRNAICVNCIKKCHQGHDVEFIRHDRFFCDCGAGTLSNPCTLAGEPTHDTDTLYDSAPPIESNTLQHN; translated from the exons ATGAACTCCGTCAGAGCCACCAACAGGAGACCCAGGCGAGTGTCGAGGCCGCGCCCGGTGCAGCCCGAACGGAACAACGGGGACAGAG ATGAGGAGGCTCCTGCAGCAGCCGCAGCAGAAATGGCTATTGAGGAGTCCGGTCCAGGTGCTCAGAACAGTCCCTACCAGCTTCGACGCAAGACCCTGCTTCCCAAGAGAACCGCCGCTGCCTCTGCCACCGCCTCTGCCTGCCCCAGCAAGGGCCCAATGGAG GGAGCTTCCACTTCATCAACAGAGGCCTTTGGCCATCGAGCCAAGCGGGCACGAGTGTCCGGTAAGAGCCACGACCTGCCAG CCCCAGCAGAGCAATATCTGCAGCAGAAGCTTCCAGATGAGGTTGTTTTGAAGATTTTCTCCTACTTATTGGAACAAGACCTTTGTCAGGCAGCTTGTGTTTGCAAAAGATTCAGCCAGCTAGCGAACGACCCCATCCTATG GAAGCGCTTATACATGGAGGTGTTTGAGTACACGCGTCCCATGATGCATCCAGAACCAGGCAGGTTCTACCAGGTCAGTCCTGAGGAGCATGAACACCCAAACCCCTGGAAGGAGAGCTTTCAGCAGCTG TACAAAGGTGCGCATGTAAAACCGGGCTTTGCTGAGCATTTCTACAGTAACCCTGGAAGATACAAAGGCAGAGAGAATATGCTG TATTACGACACCATTGAGGATGCACTAGGCGGCGTACAAGAAGCCCACTTTGATGGTCTCATCTTCGTTCACTCTGGCATCTATACAGATGAGTGGATTTATATAGAGTCCCCCATCACTATGATTGGTGCAG CTCCTGGTAAAGTATCAGATAAGGTGGTGATAGAGAATACTAGAGACTCGACGTTTGTCTTCATGGAGGGCTCAGAGGATGCGTATGTGGGATACATGACCATCAAG TTTAATCCTGATGATAAGTCAGCACAGCACCATAACGCCCACCACTGTCTGGAGATCACTGTCAACTGCAGCCCGAACATCGACCACTGCATTATCCGGTCCACGTGCACAG TGGgttcagctgtgtgtgtgagtggacAGGGAGCATGTCCAACCATCAAGCACTGCAACATCAGCGACTGTGAGAACGTAGGACTGTACATTACAGACCACGCACAG ggCATTTATGAAGACAACGAAATCAGCAACAATGCGCTAGCGGGAATTTGGGTTAAAAACCACGGTAATCCCATCATCAGACGTAACCACATCCACCACGGACGAGATGTCGGAGTGTTCACTTTTGATCACGGCATG GGTTACTTTGAAAACTGTAATATCCATAGAAATCGCATAGCGGGCTTTGAGGTGAAGGCATACGCCAACCCCACGGTGGTGCGTTGTGAGATCCACCACGGCCAGACGGGAGGCATCTACGTCCACGAGAAGGGGCGGGGCCAGTTTATAGAGAACAAAATCTATGCCAATAACTTTGCTGGTGTGTGGATCACATCCAACAGTGACCCGACGATACG GGGAAACGCTATATTCAATGGTAACCAAGGAGGGGTGTACATATTTGGAGATGGTCGGGGTTTGATAGAGAGTAACGACATCTATGGTAACGCTTTGGCGGGAATCCAGATCCGAACCAACAGCTGCCCCATTGTACGGCACAACAAGATCCATGACGGCCAGCATGGGGGCATCTACGTG CACGAGAAAGGCCAGGGAGTGATCGAGGAGAACGAGGTTTACAGCAACACACTTGCTGGAGTCTGGGTGACCACAGGCAGCACTCCAGTCCTCCGCAAGAACCGCATCCACAGTGGCAAACAG GTTGGTGTATATTTCTATGACAACGGGCATGGCGTATTGGAGGACAATGACATTTACAATCACATGTACTCTGGTGTACAAATAAG GACGGGAAGCAACCCAAAGATCCGCCGCAACAAGATATGGGGAGGCCAGAATGGAGGGATTCTCGTCTATAACTCAG GTCTGGGCTTCATCGAGGACAATGAGATCTTTGACAATGCCATGGCCGGAGTGTGGATCAAGACGGACAGCAACCCCACACTGAGAAGAAACAAGATCCATGATGGCAGAGATGGAGGCATCTGTATCTTTAACGGAGGCAGAG GTTTGCTGGAAGAGAACGACATCTTCAGGAACGCTCAGGCCGGTGTGCTGATCAGCACCAACAGCCATCCGATACTCCGCAAGAACCGCATCTTTGACGGCTTTGCAGCAG GTATTGAAATCACTAACCACGCCACTGCAACGCTGGAGGGAAACCAGATCTTCAACAACCGCTTTGGAGGCCTGTTTCTGGCTTCAGGCGTGAATGTCACCATGAAAG ATAATAAGATTCTGAATAATCAGGATGCCATTGAGAAGGCAGTGAGCAGAGGACAGTGTCTCTACAAGATCTCCAGTTACACCAGTTACCCCATGCACGACTTCTACAG ATGTCACACCTGTAATACGACAGATAGGAACGCCATCTGTGTTAACTGCATCAAAAAATGCCACCAAGGACATGATGTAGAGTTTATACGGCACGATCG GTTTTTCTGTGACTGCGGAGCAGGAACGTTGTCGAACCCGTGCACGCTGGCCGGAGAGCCCACACATGATACAGACACTCTGTATGACTCAGCGCCGCCCATCGAGTCCAACACGCTGCAACATAACTGA
- the fbxo11b gene encoding F-box only protein 11 isoform X1 — MNSVRATNRRPRRVSRPRPVQPERNNGDRDEEAPAAAAAEMAIEESGPGAQNSPYQLRRKTLLPKRTAAASATASACPSKGPMEGASTSSTEAFGHRAKRARVSGKSHDLPAAPAEQYLQQKLPDEVVLKIFSYLLEQDLCQAACVCKRFSQLANDPILWKRLYMEVFEYTRPMMHPEPGRFYQVSPEEHEHPNPWKESFQQLYKGAHVKPGFAEHFYSNPGRYKGRENMLYYDTIEDALGGVQEAHFDGLIFVHSGIYTDEWIYIESPITMIGAAPGKVSDKVVIENTRDSTFVFMEGSEDAYVGYMTIKFNPDDKSAQHHNAHHCLEITVNCSPNIDHCIIRSTCTVGSAVCVSGQGACPTIKHCNISDCENVGLYITDHAQGIYEDNEISNNALAGIWVKNHGNPIIRRNHIHHGRDVGVFTFDHGMGYFENCNIHRNRIAGFEVKAYANPTVVRCEIHHGQTGGIYVHEKGRGQFIENKIYANNFAGVWITSNSDPTIRGNAIFNGNQGGVYIFGDGRGLIESNDIYGNALAGIQIRTNSCPIVRHNKIHDGQHGGIYVHEKGQGVIEENEVYSNTLAGVWVTTGSTPVLRKNRIHSGKQVGVYFYDNGHGVLEDNDIYNHMYSGVQIRTGSNPKIRRNKIWGGQNGGILVYNSGLGFIEDNEIFDNAMAGVWIKTDSNPTLRRNKIHDGRDGGICIFNGGRGLLEENDIFRNAQAGVLISTNSHPILRKNRIFDGFAAGIEITNHATATLEGNQIFNNRFGGLFLASGVNVTMKDNKILNNQDAIEKAVSRGQCLYKISSYTSYPMHDFYRCHTCNTTDRNAICVNCIKKCHQGHDVEFIRHDRFFCDCGAGTLSNPCTLAGEPTHDTDTLYDSAPPIESNTLQHN; from the exons ATGAACTCCGTCAGAGCCACCAACAGGAGACCCAGGCGAGTGTCGAGGCCGCGCCCGGTGCAGCCCGAACGGAACAACGGGGACAGAG ATGAGGAGGCTCCTGCAGCAGCCGCAGCAGAAATGGCTATTGAGGAGTCCGGTCCAGGTGCTCAGAACAGTCCCTACCAGCTTCGACGCAAGACCCTGCTTCCCAAGAGAACCGCCGCTGCCTCTGCCACCGCCTCTGCCTGCCCCAGCAAGGGCCCAATGGAG GGAGCTTCCACTTCATCAACAGAGGCCTTTGGCCATCGAGCCAAGCGGGCACGAGTGTCCGGTAAGAGCCACGACCTGCCAG cAGCCCCAGCAGAGCAATATCTGCAGCAGAAGCTTCCAGATGAGGTTGTTTTGAAGATTTTCTCCTACTTATTGGAACAAGACCTTTGTCAGGCAGCTTGTGTTTGCAAAAGATTCAGCCAGCTAGCGAACGACCCCATCCTATG GAAGCGCTTATACATGGAGGTGTTTGAGTACACGCGTCCCATGATGCATCCAGAACCAGGCAGGTTCTACCAGGTCAGTCCTGAGGAGCATGAACACCCAAACCCCTGGAAGGAGAGCTTTCAGCAGCTG TACAAAGGTGCGCATGTAAAACCGGGCTTTGCTGAGCATTTCTACAGTAACCCTGGAAGATACAAAGGCAGAGAGAATATGCTG TATTACGACACCATTGAGGATGCACTAGGCGGCGTACAAGAAGCCCACTTTGATGGTCTCATCTTCGTTCACTCTGGCATCTATACAGATGAGTGGATTTATATAGAGTCCCCCATCACTATGATTGGTGCAG CTCCTGGTAAAGTATCAGATAAGGTGGTGATAGAGAATACTAGAGACTCGACGTTTGTCTTCATGGAGGGCTCAGAGGATGCGTATGTGGGATACATGACCATCAAG TTTAATCCTGATGATAAGTCAGCACAGCACCATAACGCCCACCACTGTCTGGAGATCACTGTCAACTGCAGCCCGAACATCGACCACTGCATTATCCGGTCCACGTGCACAG TGGgttcagctgtgtgtgtgagtggacAGGGAGCATGTCCAACCATCAAGCACTGCAACATCAGCGACTGTGAGAACGTAGGACTGTACATTACAGACCACGCACAG ggCATTTATGAAGACAACGAAATCAGCAACAATGCGCTAGCGGGAATTTGGGTTAAAAACCACGGTAATCCCATCATCAGACGTAACCACATCCACCACGGACGAGATGTCGGAGTGTTCACTTTTGATCACGGCATG GGTTACTTTGAAAACTGTAATATCCATAGAAATCGCATAGCGGGCTTTGAGGTGAAGGCATACGCCAACCCCACGGTGGTGCGTTGTGAGATCCACCACGGCCAGACGGGAGGCATCTACGTCCACGAGAAGGGGCGGGGCCAGTTTATAGAGAACAAAATCTATGCCAATAACTTTGCTGGTGTGTGGATCACATCCAACAGTGACCCGACGATACG GGGAAACGCTATATTCAATGGTAACCAAGGAGGGGTGTACATATTTGGAGATGGTCGGGGTTTGATAGAGAGTAACGACATCTATGGTAACGCTTTGGCGGGAATCCAGATCCGAACCAACAGCTGCCCCATTGTACGGCACAACAAGATCCATGACGGCCAGCATGGGGGCATCTACGTG CACGAGAAAGGCCAGGGAGTGATCGAGGAGAACGAGGTTTACAGCAACACACTTGCTGGAGTCTGGGTGACCACAGGCAGCACTCCAGTCCTCCGCAAGAACCGCATCCACAGTGGCAAACAG GTTGGTGTATATTTCTATGACAACGGGCATGGCGTATTGGAGGACAATGACATTTACAATCACATGTACTCTGGTGTACAAATAAG GACGGGAAGCAACCCAAAGATCCGCCGCAACAAGATATGGGGAGGCCAGAATGGAGGGATTCTCGTCTATAACTCAG GTCTGGGCTTCATCGAGGACAATGAGATCTTTGACAATGCCATGGCCGGAGTGTGGATCAAGACGGACAGCAACCCCACACTGAGAAGAAACAAGATCCATGATGGCAGAGATGGAGGCATCTGTATCTTTAACGGAGGCAGAG GTTTGCTGGAAGAGAACGACATCTTCAGGAACGCTCAGGCCGGTGTGCTGATCAGCACCAACAGCCATCCGATACTCCGCAAGAACCGCATCTTTGACGGCTTTGCAGCAG GTATTGAAATCACTAACCACGCCACTGCAACGCTGGAGGGAAACCAGATCTTCAACAACCGCTTTGGAGGCCTGTTTCTGGCTTCAGGCGTGAATGTCACCATGAAAG ATAATAAGATTCTGAATAATCAGGATGCCATTGAGAAGGCAGTGAGCAGAGGACAGTGTCTCTACAAGATCTCCAGTTACACCAGTTACCCCATGCACGACTTCTACAG ATGTCACACCTGTAATACGACAGATAGGAACGCCATCTGTGTTAACTGCATCAAAAAATGCCACCAAGGACATGATGTAGAGTTTATACGGCACGATCG GTTTTTCTGTGACTGCGGAGCAGGAACGTTGTCGAACCCGTGCACGCTGGCCGGAGAGCCCACACATGATACAGACACTCTGTATGACTCAGCGCCGCCCATCGAGTCCAACACGCTGCAACATAACTGA
- the fbxo11b gene encoding F-box only protein 11 isoform X3, which produces MNSVRATNRRPRRVSRPRPVQPERNNGDRDEEAPAAAAAEMAIEESGPGAQNSPYQLRRKTLLPKRTAAASATASACPSKGPMEGASTSSTEAFGHRAKRARVSAAPAEQYLQQKLPDEVVLKIFSYLLEQDLCQAACVCKRFSQLANDPILWKRLYMEVFEYTRPMMHPEPGRFYQVSPEEHEHPNPWKESFQQLYKGAHVKPGFAEHFYSNPGRYKGRENMLYYDTIEDALGGVQEAHFDGLIFVHSGIYTDEWIYIESPITMIGAAPGKVSDKVVIENTRDSTFVFMEGSEDAYVGYMTIKFNPDDKSAQHHNAHHCLEITVNCSPNIDHCIIRSTCTVGSAVCVSGQGACPTIKHCNISDCENVGLYITDHAQGIYEDNEISNNALAGIWVKNHGNPIIRRNHIHHGRDVGVFTFDHGMGYFENCNIHRNRIAGFEVKAYANPTVVRCEIHHGQTGGIYVHEKGRGQFIENKIYANNFAGVWITSNSDPTIRGNAIFNGNQGGVYIFGDGRGLIESNDIYGNALAGIQIRTNSCPIVRHNKIHDGQHGGIYVHEKGQGVIEENEVYSNTLAGVWVTTGSTPVLRKNRIHSGKQVGVYFYDNGHGVLEDNDIYNHMYSGVQIRTGSNPKIRRNKIWGGQNGGILVYNSGLGFIEDNEIFDNAMAGVWIKTDSNPTLRRNKIHDGRDGGICIFNGGRGLLEENDIFRNAQAGVLISTNSHPILRKNRIFDGFAAGIEITNHATATLEGNQIFNNRFGGLFLASGVNVTMKDNKILNNQDAIEKAVSRGQCLYKISSYTSYPMHDFYRCHTCNTTDRNAICVNCIKKCHQGHDVEFIRHDRFFCDCGAGTLSNPCTLAGEPTHDTDTLYDSAPPIESNTLQHN; this is translated from the exons ATGAACTCCGTCAGAGCCACCAACAGGAGACCCAGGCGAGTGTCGAGGCCGCGCCCGGTGCAGCCCGAACGGAACAACGGGGACAGAG ATGAGGAGGCTCCTGCAGCAGCCGCAGCAGAAATGGCTATTGAGGAGTCCGGTCCAGGTGCTCAGAACAGTCCCTACCAGCTTCGACGCAAGACCCTGCTTCCCAAGAGAACCGCCGCTGCCTCTGCCACCGCCTCTGCCTGCCCCAGCAAGGGCCCAATGGAG GGAGCTTCCACTTCATCAACAGAGGCCTTTGGCCATCGAGCCAAGCGGGCACGAGTGTCCG cAGCCCCAGCAGAGCAATATCTGCAGCAGAAGCTTCCAGATGAGGTTGTTTTGAAGATTTTCTCCTACTTATTGGAACAAGACCTTTGTCAGGCAGCTTGTGTTTGCAAAAGATTCAGCCAGCTAGCGAACGACCCCATCCTATG GAAGCGCTTATACATGGAGGTGTTTGAGTACACGCGTCCCATGATGCATCCAGAACCAGGCAGGTTCTACCAGGTCAGTCCTGAGGAGCATGAACACCCAAACCCCTGGAAGGAGAGCTTTCAGCAGCTG TACAAAGGTGCGCATGTAAAACCGGGCTTTGCTGAGCATTTCTACAGTAACCCTGGAAGATACAAAGGCAGAGAGAATATGCTG TATTACGACACCATTGAGGATGCACTAGGCGGCGTACAAGAAGCCCACTTTGATGGTCTCATCTTCGTTCACTCTGGCATCTATACAGATGAGTGGATTTATATAGAGTCCCCCATCACTATGATTGGTGCAG CTCCTGGTAAAGTATCAGATAAGGTGGTGATAGAGAATACTAGAGACTCGACGTTTGTCTTCATGGAGGGCTCAGAGGATGCGTATGTGGGATACATGACCATCAAG TTTAATCCTGATGATAAGTCAGCACAGCACCATAACGCCCACCACTGTCTGGAGATCACTGTCAACTGCAGCCCGAACATCGACCACTGCATTATCCGGTCCACGTGCACAG TGGgttcagctgtgtgtgtgagtggacAGGGAGCATGTCCAACCATCAAGCACTGCAACATCAGCGACTGTGAGAACGTAGGACTGTACATTACAGACCACGCACAG ggCATTTATGAAGACAACGAAATCAGCAACAATGCGCTAGCGGGAATTTGGGTTAAAAACCACGGTAATCCCATCATCAGACGTAACCACATCCACCACGGACGAGATGTCGGAGTGTTCACTTTTGATCACGGCATG GGTTACTTTGAAAACTGTAATATCCATAGAAATCGCATAGCGGGCTTTGAGGTGAAGGCATACGCCAACCCCACGGTGGTGCGTTGTGAGATCCACCACGGCCAGACGGGAGGCATCTACGTCCACGAGAAGGGGCGGGGCCAGTTTATAGAGAACAAAATCTATGCCAATAACTTTGCTGGTGTGTGGATCACATCCAACAGTGACCCGACGATACG GGGAAACGCTATATTCAATGGTAACCAAGGAGGGGTGTACATATTTGGAGATGGTCGGGGTTTGATAGAGAGTAACGACATCTATGGTAACGCTTTGGCGGGAATCCAGATCCGAACCAACAGCTGCCCCATTGTACGGCACAACAAGATCCATGACGGCCAGCATGGGGGCATCTACGTG CACGAGAAAGGCCAGGGAGTGATCGAGGAGAACGAGGTTTACAGCAACACACTTGCTGGAGTCTGGGTGACCACAGGCAGCACTCCAGTCCTCCGCAAGAACCGCATCCACAGTGGCAAACAG GTTGGTGTATATTTCTATGACAACGGGCATGGCGTATTGGAGGACAATGACATTTACAATCACATGTACTCTGGTGTACAAATAAG GACGGGAAGCAACCCAAAGATCCGCCGCAACAAGATATGGGGAGGCCAGAATGGAGGGATTCTCGTCTATAACTCAG GTCTGGGCTTCATCGAGGACAATGAGATCTTTGACAATGCCATGGCCGGAGTGTGGATCAAGACGGACAGCAACCCCACACTGAGAAGAAACAAGATCCATGATGGCAGAGATGGAGGCATCTGTATCTTTAACGGAGGCAGAG GTTTGCTGGAAGAGAACGACATCTTCAGGAACGCTCAGGCCGGTGTGCTGATCAGCACCAACAGCCATCCGATACTCCGCAAGAACCGCATCTTTGACGGCTTTGCAGCAG GTATTGAAATCACTAACCACGCCACTGCAACGCTGGAGGGAAACCAGATCTTCAACAACCGCTTTGGAGGCCTGTTTCTGGCTTCAGGCGTGAATGTCACCATGAAAG ATAATAAGATTCTGAATAATCAGGATGCCATTGAGAAGGCAGTGAGCAGAGGACAGTGTCTCTACAAGATCTCCAGTTACACCAGTTACCCCATGCACGACTTCTACAG ATGTCACACCTGTAATACGACAGATAGGAACGCCATCTGTGTTAACTGCATCAAAAAATGCCACCAAGGACATGATGTAGAGTTTATACGGCACGATCG GTTTTTCTGTGACTGCGGAGCAGGAACGTTGTCGAACCCGTGCACGCTGGCCGGAGAGCCCACACATGATACAGACACTCTGTATGACTCAGCGCCGCCCATCGAGTCCAACACGCTGCAACATAACTGA